The sequence below is a genomic window from Draconibacterium halophilum.
TACAATGGTGGGGAAAAGTCGCCAGAAGTACTTGAAAATATCAAAGCCATTATGGAAGCAGAAAAACCTGATTTAGTTATTCTAACAGGTGATATTGTAACAGGGAGTGGAGATAATTGGCCAACATTAGCAAGTTGGGAATTACTAACAGAAGTGTTAATTCAATACAAAACTCCATATGCTGTCACTTTTGGAAATCATGATGATGAAGCACAAATCTCAAGGAAGGAATTATTAAAATACCTTTCTAAACGTCCGTATTGTGTTATTTCTGATGAAGGAGGTGATGAAGTTAAAGGAATAGGGAACTATGTATTACCCATTTATAACCAAAACGAAATTGTTGAAAAACTTATCTACTGCCTTGATTCCAGAAGCTATTCTTTAGCCCAAAATAAAGGGGTGGATGGCTATGCATGGTTTGATCAATCTCAGATTAGGTGGTTTGCACGAACGAATCAATCGTGGTTAACGAAAAATCAAAACGCTCAATCTTTACTATTCTTTCATATTCCACTTCCCGAATATAAACAAGCGTTTGATAATGGGGGATTTAGAAATGGAGTACGAATGGAAGATGAATGTTCGCCAAAAATTAACACAGGTATGTTTTCGGAAATGGTACTTCAGGGAAATGTTTTAGGTTCTTTTGTGGGGCATGACCATAATAATAACTACGTAGCGCAATTATTTCAAATTGCGTTGTGCTATGGATACTTTTCTGGTGGTAATTCTTATTGTGATCTTCCGCTTAATGGAGCCCGGATCATTCTTCTGGAAGAAAACAAAAGAACTTTTACTACCTGGCTGAGAAGAATAGATGGGAAGATACTATATGAAGTAGAATTACCTTACTCAGAAAAGAAATAATTAAGCTTTTCGATATTTCAAAGATAGTTATCAGTATCTGAACTGATTTAAAAAGGCTTAGAATAAAGTTTAAAGTTAATTGCAGGGATAGTGATAAAACAAAGGGTTTTAGTCCGCACCAACTACCTCTCGTTTGTTCCTCGCTGGTGCCGATTTGTAACCGGTACTTTTTTGTGGATACATTGGGGTTAAGAGACATTATTTTTCTCTAGTGCTTAGTTCTTTCAAAGGAATCACTTTGCGGGAAATGACAGCCAAATCAAACTATTAGTACCTAATGGCTCGTGACTACAGCTCTTTCAGAGCGATGATTGAATTCATGGAAATACACAGGGCGTTACCCTGTGTTATTGCTTAAGCACCTTTGGTGCTACTTATCTGACAGTTGGATTTTAAAATCCCTCACAGTTGCCAATTTGAAGTAGACATATTTTATGATACATAAAATGCAAAGATTTATTGCTAAATTGAGGCTATCGGAGTTAAAATAGCCCAACGCCCTATGAAATAAAAGTAGAATCGAACATCGCCCTGAAAGGGCATAAGAATAAACACATAAAAACACAATTATGCCTCAATCACTATCAAAAGTTTACACCCACATTACATTCAGCACCAAAAACAGACAAAACTTAATCGACA
It includes:
- a CDS encoding metallophosphoesterase family protein — encoded protein: MKNKHILYSLIVAIISLQLSAFNLFAQNNLLSFNNNNQFKIVQFTDCHFYNGGEKSPEVLENIKAIMEAEKPDLVILTGDIVTGSGDNWPTLASWELLTEVLIQYKTPYAVTFGNHDDEAQISRKELLKYLSKRPYCVISDEGGDEVKGIGNYVLPIYNQNEIVEKLIYCLDSRSYSLAQNKGVDGYAWFDQSQIRWFARTNQSWLTKNQNAQSLLFFHIPLPEYKQAFDNGGFRNGVRMEDECSPKINTGMFSEMVLQGNVLGSFVGHDHNNNYVAQLFQIALCYGYFSGGNSYCDLPLNGARIILLEENKRTFTTWLRRIDGKILYEVELPYSEKK